From Ananas comosus cultivar F153 linkage group 8, ASM154086v1, whole genome shotgun sequence, one genomic window encodes:
- the LOC109714457 gene encoding heavy metal-associated isoprenylated plant protein 3-like encodes MGEEEKPKGGEKEKEKEKEKENKGDGGAENKKKEKEKKDESPPIIVLRTDLHCEGCAMKVKRAIRSLPGVDAVSADAGSNRVTVTGPADPWEVKERIEAKTKRKVEFVSPANPPKKDKDNKVGGDKKPGADPPKQPPKDAAAAAAAKGDDQKPKEPPESTVMLKIRLHCEGCIDRIKRRIYKVKGVKEVTVDAAKDLITVKGTMDVNTLPSYLQQKFRRSVEIVPAKKDAGGGDKGDKDKDKEKEKKGDGGGGGDKKKEEKKDEKGAGGGGGGGGEKGAAAPPPAAPASAEVNRYDYYAPYGYRVEMGHAPQIFSDENPNACAVM; translated from the exons aTGGGTGAG GAGGAGAAACCGAAGGggggagagaaggagaaggagaaggaaaaggagaaggagaataAGGGCGATGGGGGTGCGGAGaacaagaagaaggagaaggagaagaaggacgaATCCCCGCCGATCATCGTCCTGAGGACGGATCTGCACTGCGAGGGTTGCGCCATGAAGGTCAAAAGGGCCATCAGATCCCTCCCAG GGGTGGATGCGGTATCCGCGGACGCGGGGAGCAACAGGGTGACGGTGACGGGCCCCGCGGATCCGTGGGAGGTGAAGGAGAGGATCGAGGCCAAAACCAAGAGGAAGGTGGAGTTCGTCTCCCCTGCAAACCCACCCAAAAAAGATAAGGATAACAAAGTCGGCGGCGACAAGAAACCCGGCGCCGACCCCCCCAAGCAGCCTCCGAAAgacgccgccgctgccgccgccgccaaggGCGACGACCAAAAGCCTAAAGAG ccTCCGGAGTCGACAGTGATGCTCAAGATCCGGCTCCACTGCGAGGGGTGCATCGACCGAATCAAGAGGCGGATCTACAAAGTGAAAG GGGTGAAGGAGGTGACGGTGGACGCGGCGAAGGACCTGATCACGGTCAAGGGCACCATGGACGTGAACACCCTCCCCTCGTACCTCCAACAGAAGTTCCGGCGCAGCGTCGAGATCGTCCCCGCCAAAAAGGACGCGGGCGGAGGCGATAAGGGGGACAAGGACAAGgacaaggagaaggagaagaagggggatgggggaggagggggcgataagaagaaggaggagaagaaggacgagaagggcgccggcggcggaggcggaggcggaggggagAAGGGAGCGGCGGCTCCACCACCTGCGGCTCCGGCGTCGGCGGAGGTGAATAGGTACGACTACTACGCGCCGTACGGGTACAGGGTGGAGATGGGGCACGCGCCGCAGATCTTCAGCGACGAGAACCCCAACGCGTGCGCCGTGATGTGa